One Micromonospora sp. WMMD1120 genomic region harbors:
- the rplL gene encoding 50S ribosomal protein L7/L12, giving the protein MAKLSTDELLDAFKEMTLIELSEFVKQFETVFEVTAAAPVAVAAAGGGAGGAAAPAEEEKDEFDVILEADGGKKIQVIKVVRELTGLGLKEAKDAVESAPKAILEKVNKETADKAKAKLEGEGAKVTLK; this is encoded by the coding sequence ATGGCGAAGCTCAGCACCGACGAGCTGCTCGACGCGTTCAAGGAGATGACGCTGATCGAGCTCTCCGAGTTCGTGAAGCAGTTCGAGACCGTCTTCGAGGTCACCGCTGCCGCTCCGGTCGCGGTTGCCGCCGCCGGTGGCGGCGCCGGTGGCGCCGCGGCCCCGGCCGAGGAGGAGAAGGACGAGTTCGACGTCATCCTCGAGGCTGACGGTGGCAAGAAGATCCAGGTCATCAAGGTCGTGCGTGAGCTGACCGGCCTGGGCCTCAAGGAGGCCAAGGACGCGGTCGAGTCCGCGCCGAAGGCCATCCTGGAGAAGGTCAACAAGGAGACCGCCGACAAGGCGAAGGCCAAGCTCGAGGGTGAGGGCGCCAAGGTCACCCTCAAGTGA
- the rplJ gene encoding 50S ribosomal protein L10 has translation MADKPIRADKATAVAELTESFRSSGATVLTEYRGLTVSQLTQLRRTLGAETSYMVAKNTLAKRAATDAGITGLDELFTGPTALTFVSGDVVEAAKGLRDFAKANPKLVIKGGVFEGKAISAAEVTKLADLESREVLLAKLAGAMKGNLSKAAALFQAPLSKTARLAAALQDKREKEGAEAA, from the coding sequence ATGGCGGACAAGCCGATCCGAGCCGACAAGGCCACGGCCGTCGCTGAGCTGACCGAGAGCTTCCGCAGCTCGGGCGCCACCGTGCTGACCGAGTACCGCGGTCTGACGGTTTCCCAGCTCACCCAGCTTCGGCGCACGCTCGGCGCCGAGACCAGCTACATGGTCGCGAAGAACACGCTGGCCAAGCGTGCCGCGACGGACGCGGGCATCACCGGCCTCGACGAGCTGTTCACCGGTCCTACCGCGCTGACTTTCGTTTCGGGCGACGTCGTCGAGGCGGCGAAGGGGCTTCGCGACTTCGCGAAGGCCAACCCGAAGCTCGTCATCAAGGGCGGTGTCTTCGAGGGCAAGGCCATTTCCGCGGCCGAGGTCACGAAGCTCGCCGACCTGGAGTCCCGCGAGGTGCTGCTGGCCAAGCTGGCCGGCGCGATGAAGGGCAACCTGAGCAAGGCCGCGGCCCTGTTCCAGGCCCCGCTGTCGAAGACCGCCCGGCTGGCGGCTGCCCTGCAGGACAAGCGCGAGAAGGAGGGCGCCGAGGCGGCCTGA